Proteins from a genomic interval of Ferrovibrio terrae:
- a CDS encoding MFS transporter encodes MAPATAESRVESPYAWLRLVTAIVIGTIGGVGMWSPVLVVPAVQADFGVARAEAALPYTLTMIGFVFGSIIAGRMADKRGIIFPVVLATITMSAGYMLASQAPSFWVFAAICGLMGFMGSAAFFAPLLADTSMWFEKRRGLAISLCAAGNYVAGTIWPPVLEHFISTDGWRATHFYVGVFCLITLLPLSLLLRRRPPAQPAPAATAQSGMARPLGLHPNVLQGAILVMGLGCCVAMSMPQVHIVAYCVDLGYGPARGAEMLSLMLGFGIISRLASGYILDKIGGLKTLLLGSTLQMLALALYLPFDGLMSLYVISAVFGLVQGGIVPSYAFIIRELFPAAQAGLRVSLAISATLAGMALGGWMSGKIYDFTGSYQAALLNGIAFNMMNILIAAWLLYRLKGGRRATPVATTA; translated from the coding sequence ATGGCGCCAGCCACTGCGGAAAGCCGCGTCGAATCGCCCTATGCCTGGCTGCGACTGGTCACCGCCATTGTGATCGGCACGATCGGCGGCGTCGGCATGTGGTCGCCGGTTCTGGTAGTGCCGGCCGTGCAGGCCGATTTCGGCGTGGCGCGCGCCGAGGCGGCCCTGCCCTACACGCTGACCATGATCGGCTTTGTCTTCGGCAGCATCATTGCCGGCCGCATGGCCGACAAGCGTGGCATCATTTTCCCGGTGGTGCTGGCCACGATCACCATGTCGGCCGGCTACATGCTGGCCTCACAGGCGCCGAGCTTCTGGGTGTTTGCCGCGATCTGCGGTCTGATGGGCTTCATGGGCAGCGCGGCGTTCTTCGCGCCGTTGCTGGCCGATACCTCGATGTGGTTCGAGAAGCGGCGCGGACTGGCCATCTCGCTCTGTGCTGCCGGCAATTATGTGGCCGGCACGATCTGGCCGCCGGTGCTGGAGCATTTCATTTCCACCGATGGCTGGCGCGCCACGCATTTCTATGTCGGCGTCTTCTGCCTGATCACGCTGCTGCCGCTCAGCCTGCTGCTGCGTCGCCGGCCGCCCGCGCAACCTGCGCCGGCCGCCACGGCGCAATCGGGCATGGCGCGTCCGCTCGGCCTGCATCCCAATGTCCTGCAGGGCGCCATTCTGGTGATGGGGCTGGGCTGCTGCGTCGCCATGTCGATGCCGCAGGTGCATATCGTGGCCTATTGCGTCGATCTCGGCTATGGCCCGGCGCGCGGCGCCGAGATGCTGTCGCTGATGCTCGGCTTCGGCATCATCAGCCGGCTGGCGTCGGGTTACATTCTCGACAAGATCGGCGGGCTGAAGACGCTGCTGCTGGGGTCGACCCTGCAGATGCTGGCGCTGGCGCTCTATCTGCCGTTCGACGGGCTGATGTCGCTCTACGTCATCTCGGCGGTGTTCGGTCTGGTCCAGGGCGGTATCGTGCCCAGCTATGCCTTCATCATCCGTGAGCTGTTTCCGGCTGCACAGGCCGGCCTGCGTGTCAGCCTGGCGATTTCCGCCACGCTGGCCGGCATGGCGCTGGGCGGCTGGATGTCGGGCAAGATCTACGATTTCACCGGCTCGTATCAGGCGGCGCTGCTGAACGGCATTGCCTTTAACATGATGAACATCCTGATCGCCGCCTGGCTGCTGTATCGCCTGAAAGGCGGCCGTCGCGCGACGCCGGTCGCGACGACGGCCTGA
- a CDS encoding GNAT family N-acetyltransferase, protein MSEMPKEEKARATLRQITEADAAGYRACLDRVAAERRYLAFTAAPPLQEVKFYIMAMLQRGLPFVVAVDAEGQVVGWCNIHVLPQTEHRVGFSHVGTVGMGLDAAWRGRGLGREMLQSVFDTAGRVGIERVELQVYASNESAVKLYRKFGFVTEGIKSRARKIDGQYDDIIMMARLRPPQSSGGAR, encoded by the coding sequence ATGAGCGAGATGCCCAAAGAAGAGAAAGCTCGCGCCACATTACGCCAGATCACCGAAGCCGATGCCGCAGGCTATCGCGCCTGCCTCGACCGTGTCGCGGCGGAGCGGCGCTATCTCGCCTTCACGGCGGCGCCGCCGCTGCAGGAAGTGAAGTTCTACATCATGGCCATGCTGCAGCGTGGACTGCCGTTCGTTGTCGCGGTTGATGCCGAAGGCCAGGTGGTGGGATGGTGCAATATTCACGTCCTGCCGCAGACCGAACACCGTGTCGGCTTCTCGCATGTCGGCACGGTCGGCATGGGACTTGATGCCGCCTGGCGCGGGCGCGGGCTGGGCCGTGAAATGCTGCAGTCGGTGTTCGACACGGCCGGCCGCGTCGGTATCGAACGCGTCGAGCTGCAGGTCTATGCCAGCAATGAATCGGCCGTGAAGCTCTATCGCAAATTCGGTTTCGTCACCGAAGGCATCAAGAGCCGCGCGCGCAAGATCGACGGACAATACGACGACATCATCATGATGGCGCGACTGCGTCCGCCGCAAAGCAGTGGAGGCGCGCGCTGA
- a CDS encoding acetyl/propionyl/methylcrotonyl-CoA carboxylase subunit alpha produces MPSFTTILIANRGEIACRVIRSAKALGYRTVAVYSEADAGALHVQSADKAICIGPAEAKQSYLSIDAVIAAAKATGADAVHPGYGFLSENAGFAKACTDAGLVFIGPPAEAIAAMGNKAAAKQRMIAARVPCVPGYQGSNQSDATLTKEAEKIGLPVMVKAAAGGGGRGMRLVQNAVDLPDAIRAARAEAENAFGSGELILEKAVVNGRHIEIQVFADTHGNVIHLGERDCSVQRRHQKVIEEAPSPAVNESLRAQMGAAAVAAAKAIHYVGAGTVEFLLDANGRDFYFLEMNTRLQVEHPVTEAITGLDLVALQIRVAAGESLPLTQADVQLQGHAIEVRLYAESPAQNFLPQSGWLSLWSPPGNIRVDHGLHGGDQEITPYYDPMIAKLIAHGGSREEARRRLIVALEQTAALGISTNRGFLIDLLSHPEFAAGKTTTAFIPQHFSTIAAPQADAALQAIAALLWFERGAAQHGHDPANAWSSNGSLAWPVKLGIGETTAKLSVAVLGRDRYRINDADYTVTARGDNRLRVSAGGIERDVAYAFSGDELHLCSGAADLACRDLTWAPPAEAEGAAERELRAPMNGKIVAVLSAVGDRVKKGQCLVVMEAMKMQHEMVARVDATIYTLPVKVGDQVATRQLLAALTPVQA; encoded by the coding sequence ATGCCTTCCTTCACCACCATCCTGATCGCCAATCGCGGCGAGATCGCCTGCCGGGTGATCCGCAGCGCGAAAGCGCTCGGCTATCGGACGGTGGCGGTCTATTCCGAGGCCGATGCCGGCGCGCTTCACGTGCAATCCGCAGATAAGGCAATTTGTATAGGTCCGGCCGAGGCGAAGCAGAGTTATCTCAGCATCGACGCCGTGATCGCCGCAGCCAAGGCCACCGGGGCCGATGCGGTGCATCCGGGCTATGGCTTCCTGTCGGAGAATGCCGGCTTTGCCAAAGCCTGCACCGATGCCGGCCTCGTGTTCATCGGGCCGCCCGCCGAGGCGATTGCCGCCATGGGCAACAAGGCGGCGGCGAAGCAGCGCATGATCGCCGCCAGGGTGCCCTGCGTGCCGGGCTATCAGGGTTCCAACCAGAGCGATGCGACGCTGACGAAAGAGGCAGAAAAGATCGGCCTGCCGGTGATGGTCAAGGCGGCGGCCGGCGGCGGTGGGCGCGGCATGCGGCTGGTGCAGAATGCCGTTGATCTGCCGGATGCGATCCGTGCCGCGCGGGCGGAAGCTGAAAATGCCTTCGGTTCAGGCGAACTGATTCTCGAAAAAGCCGTGGTTAACGGCCGCCATATTGAAATCCAGGTCTTTGCCGATACCCATGGCAACGTGATCCACCTTGGCGAGCGCGACTGTTCCGTGCAGCGCCGGCACCAGAAGGTGATCGAAGAGGCGCCCTCGCCGGCGGTGAACGAGTCTTTACGCGCGCAGATGGGTGCGGCGGCTGTCGCGGCGGCCAAGGCGATCCATTACGTCGGCGCCGGTACGGTCGAATTCCTGCTCGATGCCAATGGCCGCGATTTCTATTTCCTCGAAATGAACACGCGGCTGCAGGTCGAGCATCCGGTCACCGAGGCGATCACCGGCCTTGATCTGGTGGCCCTGCAGATCCGCGTCGCCGCTGGCGAAAGTCTGCCGCTGACGCAGGCCGATGTGCAGTTGCAGGGTCACGCCATCGAGGTGCGGCTCTATGCCGAATCTCCGGCGCAGAATTTCCTGCCGCAGTCGGGGTGGCTTTCTCTCTGGTCGCCGCCCGGCAATATCCGCGTCGATCACGGCCTGCATGGCGGCGATCAGGAGATCACGCCCTATTACGATCCGATGATCGCCAAGCTGATCGCGCATGGCGGCAGCCGCGAAGAGGCACGCCGCCGCCTGATCGTCGCCCTGGAGCAGACGGCAGCCTTGGGCATCAGCACCAATCGCGGCTTCCTGATCGATCTGCTCTCGCATCCGGAATTCGCCGCTGGCAAAACCACCACGGCCTTCATCCCGCAGCATTTCTCGACCATCGCCGCGCCGCAGGCTGACGCGGCCCTGCAGGCCATCGCGGCACTGCTGTGGTTTGAACGTGGCGCCGCGCAGCATGGCCACGATCCGGCCAATGCCTGGTCGTCCAACGGCAGCCTCGCCTGGCCGGTGAAACTTGGCATCGGTGAGACAACCGCAAAACTATCGGTCGCCGTGCTTGGCCGCGACCGCTACCGCATCAACGACGCCGACTACACGGTGACCGCGCGTGGTGACAACCGCCTGCGTGTATCGGCTGGCGGCATTGAACGCGATGTCGCTTACGCATTTTCCGGCGATGAGCTGCATCTCTGCAGCGGTGCCGCCGATCTTGCCTGCCGCGACCTGACCTGGGCGCCACCAGCCGAGGCTGAGGGCGCGGCCGAGCGTGAATTGCGCGCGCCGATGAACGGCAAGATCGTGGCCGTGCTGTCGGCTGTCGGTGACAGGGTGAAAAAAGGCCAGTGCCTCGTCGTGATGGAGGCGATGAAGATGCAGCATGAGATGGTGGCGCGCGTCGATGCCACTATCTATACCCTGCCGGTCAAGGTCGGCGACCAGGTGGCGACGCGGCAGCTGCTGGCGGCACTGACACCCGTGCAGGCATGA
- a CDS encoding SCP2 sterol-binding domain-containing protein, whose protein sequence is MTLRQFVMFATACKYDKNREPEMSLEQITQQMSQRVKPGAIDATVKFDFGDDGIVFVDGPAGTVTNDDSDADCTITISMSNFTALASGDLDPTTAFMMGKLKVKGNMGVAMKLQSILG, encoded by the coding sequence ATGACGTTACGTCAATTCGTCATGTTTGCCACCGCCTGCAAATACGACAAAAACCGGGAGCCCGAGATGTCGCTCGAACAGATCACCCAGCAGATGAGCCAGCGTGTGAAGCCCGGCGCGATCGACGCGACGGTGAAGTTCGATTTCGGCGATGACGGCATTGTCTTTGTCGACGGCCCAGCCGGCACCGTGACCAATGACGACAGCGACGCCGACTGCACCATCACCATCTCGATGAGCAACTTCACGGCGCTCGCCAGCGGCGACCTTGATCCGACGACGGCCTTCATGATGGGCAAGCTGAAGGTGAAGGGGAATATGGGCGTCGCGATGAAGCTGCAGTCGATCCTCGGCTGA
- a CDS encoding SDR family oxidoreductase — translation MPYRTVFRDALFAGQVVIVTGGGSGIGRCTAHELSRLGARLVLVGRKLDKLQSVAAELQSDNPGAEVECLSCDIREEDRVADTVKAALARFGRIDGLVNNAGGQFPAPLAQISQKGWDAVVRNNLTGGFLVARECYTQWMADHGGSIVNIVADMWMGMPNMGHSGAARAGMVNFTETAATEWGVSGVRVNAVAPGWIASSGMDTYPDWMKPLIRDMRNHVPMQRLGNEAEVSAAIVFLLSPAASFVSGTTLRVDAAVPNARRHYPLPKHSNAPKPFDGFHRAVSPKVLEE, via the coding sequence ATGCCCTATCGCACGGTCTTTCGCGATGCGCTGTTTGCCGGCCAGGTGGTGATCGTCACCGGCGGCGGCTCAGGGATAGGCCGCTGCACGGCGCATGAGCTGAGTCGCCTGGGCGCCAGGCTGGTGCTGGTCGGTCGCAAGCTCGACAAGCTGCAGAGCGTGGCAGCCGAACTGCAATCGGACAATCCGGGTGCGGAGGTCGAATGCCTCTCCTGCGATATCCGCGAGGAAGACCGCGTGGCGGACACCGTCAAGGCGGCCTTGGCGCGGTTCGGCCGCATCGACGGTCTGGTCAACAATGCCGGCGGGCAGTTCCCCGCGCCGCTGGCCCAGATCTCCCAGAAGGGCTGGGACGCCGTCGTGCGCAACAACCTCACCGGCGGCTTCCTGGTGGCGCGCGAATGCTACACCCAATGGATGGCCGATCATGGCGGCAGCATCGTCAATATCGTTGCCGATATGTGGATGGGCATGCCGAATATGGGCCATTCGGGCGCGGCGCGCGCCGGCATGGTGAATTTCACCGAGACGGCGGCCACGGAATGGGGCGTGTCGGGTGTGCGGGTGAATGCCGTGGCGCCGGGCTGGATCGCGTCGTCCGGCATGGACACCTATCCTGACTGGATGAAGCCGCTGATCCGCGACATGCGCAATCATGTGCCGATGCAGCGGCTGGGCAACGAGGCCGAAGTCTCGGCTGCCATCGTCTTCCTGCTGTCGCCGGCGGCATCTTTCGTGAGCGGAACGACTCTGCGTGTGGATGCCGCCGTGCCCAATGCGCGCCGGCATTATCCGCTGCCCAAACACAGCAACGCGCCGAAGCCCTTCGACGGTTTCCACCGCGCCGTGTCGCCGAAAGTGCTGGAGGAATAA
- a CDS encoding acyl-CoA dehydrogenase family protein, with protein MEFTQEHEGLRRNLIKFIDTEINPHVDEWERDGIFPAHELFKKMGNLGFLGINKPVEYGGLGLDYSYQMVMIEALGHINCGGVPMGLGVQTDMGTPALSRFGSDELRREFLAPAIAGDQVVCLGVSEVGAGSDVAGIKTTARKDGGDYVINGGKMWTTNGTQADWMCLLANTGEGPIHQNKSLLCLPMKTKGVQIARKLDKMGMRSSDTAQVYLDDVRIPQRYLIGQEGHGFVYQMQQFQEERLWCAFSSLMAFDRHIDETIEYTRQRKAFGQSILDNQVVHFRMAELRTEVELLRSISYRAADLMLKGEDVTMLASMAKLKAGRLAREITDSCLQYFGGMGFMNETPISRAYRDSRLASIGGGADEVMLGIISKYMGTLPGKRK; from the coding sequence ATGGAATTCACCCAGGAACATGAAGGCCTGCGCCGCAACCTGATCAAGTTCATCGACACGGAGATCAATCCGCATGTCGACGAATGGGAGCGCGACGGCATCTTCCCGGCGCATGAGCTGTTCAAGAAGATGGGCAACCTAGGCTTCCTCGGCATCAATAAGCCGGTGGAATATGGCGGCCTCGGCCTCGATTACTCCTACCAGATGGTGATGATCGAGGCGCTCGGGCATATCAACTGCGGCGGCGTGCCGATGGGGCTGGGCGTGCAGACCGATATGGGCACGCCGGCCTTGTCGCGTTTCGGCTCGGACGAGCTGCGCAGGGAATTCCTCGCCCCCGCCATTGCCGGCGACCAGGTGGTCTGTCTCGGCGTCTCGGAAGTCGGTGCGGGCTCGGATGTCGCCGGCATCAAGACCACCGCCAGGAAAGACGGCGGCGACTATGTGATCAACGGCGGCAAGATGTGGACCACCAATGGCACCCAGGCCGACTGGATGTGCCTGCTCGCCAATACCGGCGAGGGCCCGATCCACCAGAACAAGTCGCTGCTCTGCCTGCCAATGAAGACCAAGGGCGTGCAGATCGCGCGCAAGCTCGACAAGATGGGCATGCGCAGCTCGGATACTGCGCAGGTCTATCTGGATGACGTGCGCATCCCGCAGCGCTATCTGATCGGCCAGGAAGGCCACGGCTTCGTCTACCAGATGCAGCAGTTCCAGGAAGAGCGGCTGTGGTGCGCCTTCTCGTCGCTGATGGCGTTTGACCGCCATATCGATGAGACGATCGAATATACCCGCCAGCGCAAGGCCTTCGGGCAGTCGATCCTCGACAATCAGGTGGTGCATTTCCGCATGGCCGAGTTGCGCACCGAGGTCGAACTGCTGCGCTCGATCAGCTATCGCGCCGCCGATCTGATGCTGAAGGGCGAAGACGTCACCATGCTCGCCTCGATGGCCAAACTGAAGGCCGGTCGTCTCGCCCGCGAGATCACGGATTCCTGCCTGCAGTATTTCGGCGGCATGGGCTTCATGAACGAGACGCCGATCAGCCGCGCCTATCGCGACAGCCGGCTCGCCTCGATCGGCGGCGGCGCCGACGAGGTGATGCTCGGCATCATCTCGAAATACATGGGCACCCTGCCGGGCAAGCGGAAGTGA
- a CDS encoding DHCW motif cupin fold protein encodes MQMSSIPFGTTDWSKIEPTQHKGETGSATWRTQTFGSIRVRRVDYTPGYLADHWCVKGHILFVLEGELVTELEDGREFVMKAGQSYQVADNAEPHRSRTATGAKLFIVD; translated from the coding sequence ATGCAGATGTCCAGTATTCCTTTCGGCACCACCGACTGGTCGAAGATCGAACCGACCCAGCACAAGGGCGAGACCGGCAGCGCCACCTGGCGCACGCAGACCTTTGGCAGCATCCGCGTGCGCCGTGTCGACTACACGCCGGGCTATCTGGCTGACCACTGGTGCGTGAAGGGGCATATCCTCTTCGTCCTCGAGGGTGAACTCGTCACCGAACTTGAAGATGGCCGCGAATTCGTGATGAAGGCGGGGCAGTCGTATCAGGTGGCCGACAATGCCGAGCCGCATCGCTCGCGCACGGCCACCGGCGCCAAACTCTTCATCGTTGACTGA
- a CDS encoding acyl-CoA dehydrogenase family protein, translated as MLGASPYYTADHEAFRDQLRRFVAKEITPFADQWDEAGEFPRELYKKAAAIGLLQLNFPEEYGGIAADRFYAIIAGQELARAGSGGVAASLMSHTIGCPPIAKLGGEHLKRKVLPGVLSGEKISALAITEPGGGSDVANLKTTAKRDGDDYIVRGEKTFITSGMRADYYTVAVRTGEAGMGGISLLLVERDCAGFTRTPLKKMGWWASDTATLHFDDCRVPAENLIGPENAGFRGIMLNFNDERLGLAASSIGFARVAYEDALDYARQRETFGKHLIRHQVIRHKLVDMAQRIEASQAMLERIAWALDQGESPVAELCMLKNQATQTMAFCASEAVQIFGGAGFMRGARVERIYREVKVNAIGGGAEEIMKDLASRQLGW; from the coding sequence ATGCTTGGCGCTTCGCCGTACTATACTGCCGACCACGAAGCCTTCCGCGACCAGCTGCGCCGTTTCGTGGCGAAAGAGATCACGCCTTTTGCCGACCAGTGGGACGAGGCCGGCGAATTCCCGCGCGAATTATACAAGAAGGCCGCCGCCATTGGTCTGCTGCAGCTGAATTTCCCGGAAGAGTATGGCGGTATTGCCGCCGACCGCTTCTACGCCATCATCGCCGGCCAGGAACTGGCGCGCGCCGGTTCGGGCGGCGTGGCGGCCTCCCTGATGAGTCACACCATCGGCTGCCCGCCGATCGCCAAGCTGGGCGGCGAGCATCTCAAGCGCAAGGTGTTGCCCGGCGTGCTGAGTGGCGAGAAAATCTCCGCGCTGGCGATCACCGAACCTGGCGGCGGCTCGGATGTCGCCAACCTGAAGACCACGGCGAAGCGTGACGGCGATGATTACATCGTGCGCGGCGAAAAGACCTTCATCACGTCGGGCATGCGCGCCGACTACTACACCGTGGCGGTGCGCACCGGCGAGGCCGGCATGGGCGGCATTTCGCTGCTGCTGGTCGAGCGCGACTGCGCAGGCTTCACGCGCACGCCGCTGAAGAAAATGGGCTGGTGGGCCTCGGACACGGCCACCCTGCATTTCGACGATTGCCGCGTGCCGGCCGAGAACCTGATCGGGCCGGAGAATGCCGGCTTTCGTGGCATAATGCTCAATTTCAACGACGAGCGACTTGGACTTGCGGCGAGCTCCATCGGTTTCGCCCGCGTCGCCTATGAAGACGCGCTGGATTATGCGCGGCAGCGCGAGACTTTCGGCAAACATCTGATCCGGCATCAGGTGATCCGCCACAAACTGGTGGACATGGCGCAGCGGATCGAGGCGAGCCAGGCCATGCTGGAACGTATCGCCTGGGCGCTGGATCAGGGTGAAAGCCCGGTGGCAGAATTGTGCATGCTGAAGAACCAGGCGACGCAGACGATGGCCTTCTGCGCCTCGGAAGCCGTGCAGATTTTCGGCGGCGCCGGCTTCATGCGTGGCGCCCGTGTGGAGCGCATCTACCGCGAGGTGAAGGTGAATGCCATCGGCGGTGGCGCCGAAGAGATCATGAAGGATCTGGCGAGCCGTCAGCTCGGGTGGTGA
- a CDS encoding acyl-CoA carboxylase subunit beta has protein sequence MTVWRSQIDTGSDAYRQNRAEMLALVEGFRALEQRVRDTSNARRPVFEKRGQLSPRDRLAHVLDRGAAFLEISTLAGYQMHDDDGGDNIMGGGFIAGIGSIAGIRCMVTASDSGIKGGTIAPMGLRKSLRAQEIAYRNKLPVVNLVESGGANLNYQAEIFVDGGRGFANQARMSAAGIPQITVVHGSSTAGGAYIPGMSDYVVVVKGRAKIFLAGPPLLKSATGEIATDEELGGAEMHTTVSGVAEFMAEDDADGLRIAREILQRLPWNERGPQLQKKSWQPPAYDIDELCGIVPVDYKKPYDVREVMARLVDASDLTDFKALYGSHTVCVQASIEGEAVGLIGNNGPIDTEGAVKAAQFIQLCDQADMPLVFLQNTTGYMVGKEAERGGIVKHGSKMIQAVTNARVPKLTLHIGASFGAGNYGMCGRAYDPRFIFAWPNNRIAVMGPEQAAGVLGIVAEEKFRRAGVEPDMAALEKMKAKVVAKMEAESTAYFATARLWDDGLIDPRDSRRVLSLCLAVCRTADTRETKTNAFGIARM, from the coding sequence GTGACAGTCTGGCGTTCGCAGATCGACACCGGCTCGGACGCGTATCGGCAGAACCGCGCCGAGATGCTGGCGCTGGTGGAAGGTTTCCGCGCGCTGGAGCAGCGCGTGCGCGATACCTCGAATGCACGCCGTCCGGTCTTCGAGAAGCGCGGCCAGCTCAGCCCACGCGATCGCCTGGCGCATGTGCTGGATCGCGGCGCGGCGTTTCTGGAGATTTCGACGCTCGCCGGCTACCAGATGCATGACGACGACGGCGGCGACAACATCATGGGTGGCGGCTTCATCGCCGGTATCGGGTCGATTGCCGGCATCCGCTGCATGGTCACGGCATCCGACAGCGGCATCAAGGGCGGCACGATTGCGCCGATGGGGCTGCGTAAAAGCTTGCGCGCGCAGGAGATTGCCTATCGCAACAAGCTGCCGGTGGTGAACCTGGTCGAATCCGGCGGCGCGAATCTGAACTATCAGGCCGAGATTTTCGTCGATGGCGGGCGCGGCTTCGCCAACCAGGCGCGCATGTCGGCCGCCGGCATCCCGCAGATCACAGTCGTGCATGGCTCCAGCACGGCGGGCGGCGCGTATATTCCCGGCATGAGCGACTATGTCGTGGTGGTGAAGGGCCGCGCCAAGATATTCCTGGCCGGGCCGCCGCTGCTGAAATCCGCCACCGGCGAGATAGCCACCGATGAAGAGCTCGGCGGCGCCGAGATGCACACCACGGTTTCCGGCGTGGCCGAATTCATGGCCGAGGACGATGCCGATGGTCTGCGCATCGCGCGCGAGATTCTGCAACGTCTGCCGTGGAACGAGCGCGGACCGCAGTTGCAGAAGAAAAGCTGGCAGCCGCCGGCTTACGATATCGACGAACTCTGCGGCATCGTGCCGGTGGATTACAAAAAACCTTACGATGTGCGCGAGGTGATGGCGCGGCTGGTGGATGCCAGCGACCTGACCGACTTCAAGGCCCTGTATGGGTCGCACACCGTCTGCGTGCAGGCGAGTATCGAGGGCGAGGCCGTCGGCCTGATCGGCAACAATGGCCCCATCGACACCGAAGGTGCCGTGAAGGCCGCGCAGTTCATCCAGCTCTGCGACCAGGCCGATATGCCGCTTGTCTTCCTGCAGAACACCACCGGCTACATGGTCGGCAAGGAGGCCGAGCGCGGCGGTATCGTCAAGCATGGCTCGAAGATGATCCAGGCTGTCACCAATGCGCGTGTGCCGAAACTCACGCTGCATATCGGCGCCAGCTTCGGCGCCGGCAATTACGGCATGTGCGGCCGCGCCTATGATCCGCGCTTCATCTTCGCCTGGCCGAACAACCGCATCGCCGTGATGGGGCCGGAACAGGCCGCCGGCGTGCTGGGCATCGTGGCGGAAGAGAAATTCCGCCGTGCCGGTGTCGAGCCCGACATGGCCGCGCTGGAGAAGATGAAGGCCAAGGTCGTCGCCAAGATGGAAGCCGAAAGCACCGCCTACTTTGCCACCGCGCGGCTGTGGGACGACGGGCTGATCGATCCGCGCGACAGCCGCCGCGTGCTCAGTCTCTGCCTCGCTGTCTGTCGCACCGCCGATACGCGCGAAACCAAAACCAATGCCTTCGGCATTGCCCGCATGTAA